A single Triticum dicoccoides isolate Atlit2015 ecotype Zavitan chromosome 2A, WEW_v2.0, whole genome shotgun sequence DNA region contains:
- the LOC119358562 gene encoding uncharacterized protein LOC119358562 has product MGAKREASVAGQLLVVALVVVPVARGEAKAACLSEYSKLCGKDEKKDAACATMVDKACGTEANSVAFIERLFAELATVGQKKRESNTQPTSGGQDALNGSVDKHGGCPGNKTVYAFSSHCAVDCDMACKDPACSDRCYIDCPYTAARFGYIMATPANKKAIGEDMDCFKRCAKEKDATNDKCLVSCKLISPALVSAPPHGA; this is encoded by the coding sequence ATGGGCGCCAAGCGTGAGGCCAGCGTTGCCGGGCAGCTGCTCGTCGTCGCCCTCGTGGTGGTGCCGGTGGCCAGGGGGGAGGCCAAGGCCGCTTGCCTCAGCGAGTACTCCAAGCTCTGCGGCAAAGACGAGAAGAAGGACGCGGCGTGCGCCACCATGGTCGACAAGGCATGCGGCACCGAGGCCAACAGCGTGGCCTTCATCGAGCGCTTGTTTGCCGAGCTCGCCACCGTCGGCCAAAAGAagcgtgaatcaaacacccagcccACGTCTGGGGGGCAGGACGCCCTGAACGGATCCGTCGACAAGCATGGCGGCTGCCCCGGCAACAAGACGGTCTATGCATTCTCCTCCCATTGCGCCGTGGACTGCGACATGGCATGCAAGGATCCTGCTTGCTCCGACCGCTGCTACATCGACTGCCCCTATACGGCCGCAAGATTCGGCTATATCATGGCCACCCCGGCCAATAAGAAAGCCATAGGGGAAGACATGGATTGCTTCAAGCGTTGTGCAAAGGAAAAGGATGCCACCAATGACAAGTGCCTTGTTTCATGCAAGCTCATTTCTCCTGCCCTGGTTTCGGCCCCGCCCCATGGCGCCTGA